A window of Rhizobium sp. CC-YZS058 genomic DNA:
CAGGAATCGTTCGGTGAGGCGGTCGAGCTTGGCGCGCATCTGCGCCACGCTCGTCCACTGCTTGGCAAGTTCAGCGGACAGATCCTCGATGATGCGCGCCTGATGGGCCACCGTTTCCTCCAGCCGGATAATGCGCTCGGCCTCGCTGCTGGTCATGTCTTTGCCCTTCTGCTCGCTCATTTCCCTGCTATAGAGGCAAAGAGAGGCGAAAGTTAAGGGCATGGCGACGGATCCGTCTGTGGTTCCTTGAAGGAATGCTTGGCCCGGTCGCAGATTGCCGAGCTGAAATGACAAGGCCGTTCGGGTGATTGCCCGAACAGGAAAGAGGCAGGCCCTGCGGACTGGTCCGGCAGGGCGAAGGGAGCAGGACGCGCCGTCATGAGCGATTTTGCCATCGAGCTTCGCGGCATCGACAAGAGCTTCGGCCTTGTCCACGCCAACAAGGCCATCAACTTGAAGGTCCGAAAGGGCACCATTCACGGCATTATCGGCGAGAACGGAGCCGGAAAATCGACCCTGATGTCGATCCTCTACGGCTTCTACCAGGCAGACCGAGGCGAGATTCTGATCGACGGCAAGGTCCAGACGATCAAGGATCCGAACGCGGCCATTGCCGCCGGCATCGGCATGGTCCACCAGCACTTCATGCTGGTCGAGAACTTTACCGTGCTTGAGAATGTCATGCTCGGCGCCGAGGACAGCCAGATCCTCACTGCTTCCATCTCGAAGGCGCGTGTCGAGCTCAAGCGGCTGGAGCGCGAATATGCGCTGGAGGTCAATCCCGATGCGTTGATCGAGGATCTGCCGGTCGGCCTGCAGCAGCGTGTGGAGATCCTCAAGGCGCTCTACCGCCGCGCCGATATCCTCATCCTGGACGAACCGACCGGCGTCTTGACCCCACCCGAGGCCGACCACCTGTTCCGCATTCTCGAGCAGCTGAAGGCGCAGGGCAAAACCATCATTCTCATCACCCACAAGCTGCGCGAGATCATGGCGATCACCGACGACGTGTCCGTCATGCGCCGTGGCGAGATGGTGGCGACGCGGGTGACGAAGGAAACCTCCGTCGAGGAACTGGCCGAGCTCATGGTCGGCCGCCGTGTTCTCCTGCGGGTGGAAAAGGGCGAGGCGCATCCCGGCGCCGTCAAGCTGAAGGTGGATGGACTGACCGTCAAGGATGCGCGTGGGGTGACGATGGTCGACAACGTCTCCTTCGAGATCCGTGCCGGCGAGATCGTCGGCATTGCCGGCGTGGCGGGCAACGGACAGTCGGAGCTGCTCGAAACCATTGCCGGCATCCGCCGGGCGAGCGCCGGAACCGTGACGCTGAACGGCAGTGCGGTCGATGTCACCGGCCATGCCGATCCGGCCGAGCTGCGCCAGCGCGGGCTCGCCCACGTGCCGGAAGACCGCCACCATGTGGGCCTCGTGCTGAAATTCGAGGAAAGCGAGAACGCGATCCTCGGCTATCACCGGGATCCGCGCTTTTCCAAGGGGGCGCTCTTGGATGTCGGCGCCATTCGCCGCGATGCCGAAGAGAAGATTGGCCGCTACGATATCCGCCCGCCAAACCCGCGGCTGAAGACCGCCAATTTCTCCGGCGGCAACCAGCAGAAGATCGTTCTGGCGCGGGAAATGGAGCGCGGGCCGGAGGTGCTCATCATCGGCCAGCCGACGCGCGGCGTCGATGTCGGCGCCATCGAGTTCATTCACAAGCGCATCATCGAAATGCGCGACCAGGGCAAGGCCGTGCTGCTCGTCTCCGTCGAGCTCGACGAGATCCGCGCCCTGTCCGACCGGATCCTCGTCATGTTCGCCGGCCGGATCGTCGGCGAGCGCGGCGCGGATGCCGGTGAAGGCGACCTCGGCCTGTTGATGGCCGGCATCGAAAACCGCATGGAGGCGGCCGAGTGAGCAACCCTTATGCCAAGCTGCCGGGATGGGCCGAATATGGGCTCATCCCCTTCATCAATCTGGTGGTCGCTTTCCTTGTTGCCGGCCTCGTGGTGCTGCTCGTCGGTGAAAATCCGCTGAACGCCGCCTATCACATGGTCAACGGCGCGTTCGGTCGCGGCGAATATATCGGCTTCACGCTCTATTACGCGACGACCTTCATCTTCACCGGGCTTGCCGTTGCCGTTGCCTTCCATGCCGGCCTGTTCAACATCGGCGGCGAGGGGCAGGCCTATATCGGGGGCATCGGCGTGGCGCTCGTCTGTCTCTGGTTCGACCGCACGCTGCCCTGGTTCGTGGTCTTTCCGCTGGCGATTCTCGGCTCGGCGCTGTTCGGCGCGCTCTGGGCCTTCCTGCCCGGCTGGCTGCAGGCCAAGCGCGGCAGCCACATCGTCATCACCACCATCATGTTCAATTTCATCGCCTCGAGCCTGATGGTCTATCTCCTGACCCGGGTCTTGAAGCCGCTCGGCTCCATGGCGCCGCAGACGCGGACCTTCGAGGCCGGCGGGCAACTGCCGAAGCTCGACTGGCTGCTCGCCCTTTTCGGTCTCGATGTCGGCAACGCGCCGTTCAACATTTCCTTCCTGCTGGCGCTCGTCGCCGCCTTCGGCTGCTGGCTGCTGATCTGGCGAACCCGGCTCGGCTACGAGATGCGCGTCATGGGCCACAGCCCCTCCGCGGCGCGCTATGCCGGCATCCGCGACCAGCGCATCACCGTGATCGCCATGATGATTTCGGGCGCGCTGGCCGGCATGATGGCGCTGAACCCGATCATGGGCGAGCAGTTCCGCATGCAGCTCGACTTCGTTCAGGGTGCAGGCTTCGTCGGCATCGCCGTGGCGCTGATGGGGCGTTCGCATCCGGCCGGCATCATTCCGGCCGCCATCCTGTTCGGCATGCTCTACCAGGGCGGGGCGGAAATCGCCTTCGAAATGCCGACGATCTCGCGCGACATGATCGTCATCATCCAAGGCCTCGTCATCCTGTTTGCCGGCGCGCTGGAAAACATGTTCCGCCCGGCGATCGGCCAGGCCTTTGCCCGTTTTTCCCGCCGCGATGGCGCGGCCTCTGCCCAAACCAAGGGAGCCTGAGCCATGGACCTGTTCCAAACGCTGATCGCGCTTCTGGAATCGACCATCCGCGTCTCCGTGCCGCTCATTTTCGCGGCACTGGCAGGGCTCTTCACCGAGCGCGCGGGCGTCTTCGATATCGGGCTTGAAGGCAAGATGCTGGCCGGCGCCTTCGCAGCCGGCGCAGTCGCAGCCGTCACCGGTTCGGTCTGGATGGGGCTTTTGGCCGCCATCCTCATCTCGGTCGCTCTCTCGCTCGTCCACGGCTATGCCTCGATCACCCAGCGCGGCAGCCAGATCGTTTCGGGTGTTGCGATCAACTTCATCGTGGCCGGTGCCACGGTCATCCTGGGGGAAGCCTGGTTCCGCCAGGGCGGGCGGACGCCGGCCTTGAGCGCGGGCGCGCGCTTTCAGGTCATCGAGTTCCCCTTCGCCGCCGAGATCCGGCCGATCCCGATCATCGGGCCGATCTATGCCGACATTCTCTCCGGCCACTTCCTGCTGACCTACCTGGCCTTCGCCATGGTGCCCTTCAGCTGGTGGATCCTGTACCGCACCCGTTTTGGCCTGCGCCTGCGCGCTGTCGGGGAGAATCCGGGTGCCGTGGATACGGCCGGCATCTCGGTGATCTGGCTGCGCTATCGCGCCGTCATCTGCTGCGGCATCCTCACGGGGCTGGCCGGCGCCTATCTGTCGCTCGCCATGACCGCCGGCTTCGTGAAGGGCATGACGGCAGGCAAGGGCTATATCGCGCTCGCCGCGCTGATCTTCGCCAAGTGGAAGCCGGTCAATGTCATGCTGGCCTGCCTGCTGTTCGGCTTTCTCGATGCGCTCGCCATCCGCCTGCAGGGCAATCCCCTGCCGCTGATCGGCCAGGTGCCGGTGCAGCTCATGCAGGCGCTGCCCTATATCCTCACCGTCATCCTGCTTGCCGGCTTCATCGGCAAGGCCATCCCGCCCAAGGCCGGCGGCATCCCTTATGTGAAGGAGCGCTGATCCCATGCAGGATCTGTTCGAAGCCGCCCGCGGCGCCATGGCCAGGGCGCATGCGCCCTATTCGAAGTTCCCGGTCGGCGCGGCGATCCGCGCCGAGGATGGGGCGATCTATGCCGGCGCCAACATCGAGAACCTCTCTTTCCCCGAGGGCTGGTGCGCCGAGACGACGGCGATCAGCCATATGATCATGGGCGGCGCGAAAAGGATCGTCGAGGTCGCCGTCATTGCCGAGAAGCTGGCGCTCTGCCCGCCCTGCGGCGGCTGCCGTCAGCGGCTCGCGGAATTTTCCGATGCGGGCACGAAGCTCTATCTCTGTGACGAAACGGGCGTGAAGAAGACCATGACGATCGCCGAGATCCTGCCGCACAGTTTTGCGACGGATGTGATCGGATGAGCGCGGCGCAGGCCATGCTGCGCGAGGGGCTCGGCACGCTCGCGCCGAGGCTCGCCATCGTGCTCGGCTCCGGGCTCGGCACGCTGGTCGATGCCGTCGAGCCGGTGTTCCGGCGGTCCTATGCCGATATCCCCGGCTTCCCCGTCAGCGCCGTCTCCGGCCATGCGGGAGAGCTGGTGGCCGGAAGGCTCGCCGGCGTACCGGTCGTCATGCTGTCCGGCCGCGTGCATTATTACGAGCGGGGCGATGCAAAGGCGATGCAGGCGCCGATCGAAACCCTGAAGGCGCTCGGCATTACGGACCTCTTCCTGACCAACTCCGCCGGATCGCTGCGCGAGGATCTGCCGCCCGGCTCGGTGATGTTGATCACCGACCATATCAACTATGCCGGCACCAGCCCGCTGATCGGCGTTGACAGCGACAGCCGCTTCGTCGGCCTGACCACTGCTTATGATGCTGGCCTGCGCGCGGCCATGACAGCCGCGGCCGGGCGTGCAGGGGTGCCCCTCGGCGCAGGGGTCTACATGTGGTTCTCCGGCCCCAATTTCGAAACGCCGGCCGAAATCCGCATGGCCCGGATCCTCGGCGCCGATGCGGTCGGCATGTCCACCGTGCCGGAGGTCATCCTGGCCCGCCATGCCGGGCTGAGGGTGGCGGCCGCTTCGGTGATCACCAATTTCGGTGCGGGCATGACAGGGGGCGAGCTCAGCCACGCGGAAACCAAGGACATGGCGCCGATTGGCGGCAAGCGCCTGGCCGCCATCCTGACCGAGTTGATCCGCAGCGGACTGCCCGATTAGGTTCGCCTTTGCAGAGGCCGCGCAAACCGCTACACCCAAGGCCAAGGGGCAAAGGCAAAGACCGCCGCCGGAAGCTGCAAGAGGGACGCTCATGACGCTGGAAGCCAACAACCGACAGATCGCCTCTCTTGCCCTGTCGCTGCTCGACCTCACCGACCTGACAGACGATTGCACGCCGGAAGCGATCGAGGCGCTGTGCGCCAAGGCGCGAACGAGCCATGGCCCTGTCGCCGCCATCTGCATCTGGCCGCGCTTCGTGCGCCAGGCGCGCGGAATCCTGGGGACCCAGAGCCCGGTTCGCATCGCCACCGTCGTCAATTTCCCCTCCGGCGATCTGCCTGTGGAGCAAGTGGTCGGGGAAACGCAGGCAGCTCTTGCCGATGGCGCCGACGAGATCGACCTTGTCATTCCCTACAAGGCCTTCAAGGCGGGGGATGAGGCCGCGGTGCGCAGCATGATCCGCGCCGTGCGCGCCGCCTGCCCGGCGCCGGCGCTTTTGAAAACCATTCTCGAAACCGGGCAGTTGCAGGACAAGGCGCTGATCCGCCGCGCCTGCGAAATCGCCATCGAGGAAGGCGCCGATTTCATCAAGACCTCGACCGGCAAGGTGACCGTCAATGCCACGCTCGAGGCGGCCGACGTCATGCTGACCACGATCCGCGGCAGCGGCAAGCGGGTCGGGTTCAAGCCGGCCGGCGGCGTGCGGACCGTGCCCGAAGCGAGGCTCTATCTGAACCTTGCCGCCACCATTCTCGGGCCGGACTGGCCCATGCCCTCGACCTTCCGGTTCGGTGCCTCCGGCCTGCTCGGCGATATTCTCGCGACGCTGGACGGGCGCGAATCCGCCACCCCTGCCGCGGCCTATTGAGCATGCTGCCGCAGGAGATCATCCGCCGCAAACGGGATGGCGAGGCGCTGTCTTCGGCGGAGATCCGCGCGATCGTGTCCGGCATCGCCGACGGCAGCCTGGCCGAGGCGCAGGTCGCCGCCTTCGCCATGGCCACCTGGTTTTCCGGCATGAGCCGCGAGGAGACCGTGGCCCTGACGCTGGCCATGCGCGACAGCGGCACCGTGCTCGACTGGAGGTCGCTCGGCCGCCCCGTGGCCGACAAGCATTCCACCGGGGGTATCGGGGACAATGTCTCGCTGATGCTCGCACCGATACTTGCCGCCTGCGGCCTGGCAGTGCCGATGATCTCCGGTCGCGGCCTCGGTCACACCGGCGGCACGCTGGACAAGCTGGAATCGATTGCCGGCTATCAGATCGCTCCGTCGGCGGAGAGACTTCGCCGAACCATCGCCGAAGCAGGCTGCGCCATCATCGGTCAGACGGATGATCTCGCGCCCGCCGATCGGCGCCTCTACGCCATTCGCGATATCACCGCGACGGTCGACAGCGTCCCGCTGATCACGGCCTCGATCCTTTCCAAGAAGCTGGCCGCCGGGCTGCAGTCGCTGGTGCTCGACGTCAAGTTCGGCAGCGGCGCCTTCATGCAGAGCCAGACGGAAGCCGAGGGTCTGGCGCGCACCCTCGTCGATGTCGCCAACGGCGCCGGGCTGAAGACGACGGCGCTGGTGACGGATATGAACGAGCCGCTCGCCGATGCGGTCGGCAATGCCGTCGAGGTTGCAGCCTGCCTTGCTTTCCTGCGCGGGGAAAAGGCCGGGTCGCGGCTCGAACAGGTGGTCATGGCCCTGGCGGCAGAGAACCTGCTGGTGGCAGGACTCACCTCCGGGCCGATGGAATCGCAGGACAAGGCGCGTCGTGCACTGGAAAGCGGCGCGGCACTGGAGCGCTTTGCGCGCATGGTCGCCGGCCTCGGCGGACCGGCCGACATTACCGCATGGGCGAAAGACAGCCTGCCGCAGGCACCAGTCATCCGCGATGTTCCGGCACTGGTCGGAGGGAAGCTTGTCGCCTGCGATGCCCGCGGTATCGGCCTTGCCGTGATCGCGCTCGGGGGCGGGCGCCTGCGCGCAACGGATGCGGTCGATCCCCGCGTCGGTTTTTCCGCGATCCTGCCGCTCGGAAGCCGGGTGGAGGAGGGGACGCCCATGGCAAGGATCCACGCGGCGGACGAGGCGCAGGCGGAGGCGGGGATCAGCGCTTTCCAGGCCTGCTACCGGATCGGCCCCGAGAGCCTTGCGCCCGCGCCTGTCATCGTCTCGCGGCTTACCGCCTGAGCCGCAGCGCGCCCTGCTCCACGCCATAGCTCTTCAATTTGGAGAGAAAGCTCATGCCGATCAGGGCGCCGGAGAGCGCCGTATCCGGCAGGATCAGCGCCTCGACGCTGTCGACCGCGATGCTGCCGAGCTTGACGCGCTCCAGCGTCACCGGGGCCGCCATCACCACGCCGTTCGCGGTCGTCACGCTCTGGCTGTAGGTCAGGCTGCCGGGCAGGATGCCGAGGCGCCGGGCGGTGCTGTCATTGAGTGCCACCGTCGAGGCGCCGGTATCGACCAGCCCTTCGACCGGCCGGCCGTTCATTTCGAACCGTGCGTAGAAATGACCGTCGGCCGCGGCGGGAACGACCACTTCACGGCCGGAGGCTTTGGCCGGACGCGGCGCGGATGGCGTGGATGATTGGTCAACCCGGGTGAGCATG
This region includes:
- a CDS encoding SlyX family protein, coding for MTSSEAERIIRLEETVAHQARIIEDLSAELAKQWTSVAQMRAKLDRLTERFLTLEEQTLDAPAITRPPHY
- a CDS encoding ABC transporter ATP-binding protein encodes the protein MSDFAIELRGIDKSFGLVHANKAINLKVRKGTIHGIIGENGAGKSTLMSILYGFYQADRGEILIDGKVQTIKDPNAAIAAGIGMVHQHFMLVENFTVLENVMLGAEDSQILTASISKARVELKRLEREYALEVNPDALIEDLPVGLQQRVEILKALYRRADILILDEPTGVLTPPEADHLFRILEQLKAQGKTIILITHKLREIMAITDDVSVMRRGEMVATRVTKETSVEELAELMVGRRVLLRVEKGEAHPGAVKLKVDGLTVKDARGVTMVDNVSFEIRAGEIVGIAGVAGNGQSELLETIAGIRRASAGTVTLNGSAVDVTGHADPAELRQRGLAHVPEDRHHVGLVLKFEESENAILGYHRDPRFSKGALLDVGAIRRDAEEKIGRYDIRPPNPRLKTANFSGGNQQKIVLAREMERGPEVLIIGQPTRGVDVGAIEFIHKRIIEMRDQGKAVLLVSVELDEIRALSDRILVMFAGRIVGERGADAGEGDLGLLMAGIENRMEAAE
- a CDS encoding ABC transporter permease, with product MSNPYAKLPGWAEYGLIPFINLVVAFLVAGLVVLLVGENPLNAAYHMVNGAFGRGEYIGFTLYYATTFIFTGLAVAVAFHAGLFNIGGEGQAYIGGIGVALVCLWFDRTLPWFVVFPLAILGSALFGALWAFLPGWLQAKRGSHIVITTIMFNFIASSLMVYLLTRVLKPLGSMAPQTRTFEAGGQLPKLDWLLALFGLDVGNAPFNISFLLALVAAFGCWLLIWRTRLGYEMRVMGHSPSAARYAGIRDQRITVIAMMISGALAGMMALNPIMGEQFRMQLDFVQGAGFVGIAVALMGRSHPAGIIPAAILFGMLYQGGAEIAFEMPTISRDMIVIIQGLVILFAGALENMFRPAIGQAFARFSRRDGAASAQTKGA
- a CDS encoding ABC transporter permease, with the translated sequence MDLFQTLIALLESTIRVSVPLIFAALAGLFTERAGVFDIGLEGKMLAGAFAAGAVAAVTGSVWMGLLAAILISVALSLVHGYASITQRGSQIVSGVAINFIVAGATVILGEAWFRQGGRTPALSAGARFQVIEFPFAAEIRPIPIIGPIYADILSGHFLLTYLAFAMVPFSWWILYRTRFGLRLRAVGENPGAVDTAGISVIWLRYRAVICCGILTGLAGAYLSLAMTAGFVKGMTAGKGYIALAALIFAKWKPVNVMLACLLFGFLDALAIRLQGNPLPLIGQVPVQLMQALPYILTVILLAGFIGKAIPPKAGGIPYVKER
- a CDS encoding cytidine deaminase; its protein translation is MQDLFEAARGAMARAHAPYSKFPVGAAIRAEDGAIYAGANIENLSFPEGWCAETTAISHMIMGGAKRIVEVAVIAEKLALCPPCGGCRQRLAEFSDAGTKLYLCDETGVKKTMTIAEILPHSFATDVIG
- a CDS encoding purine-nucleoside phosphorylase gives rise to the protein MSAAQAMLREGLGTLAPRLAIVLGSGLGTLVDAVEPVFRRSYADIPGFPVSAVSGHAGELVAGRLAGVPVVMLSGRVHYYERGDAKAMQAPIETLKALGITDLFLTNSAGSLREDLPPGSVMLITDHINYAGTSPLIGVDSDSRFVGLTTAYDAGLRAAMTAAAGRAGVPLGAGVYMWFSGPNFETPAEIRMARILGADAVGMSTVPEVILARHAGLRVAAASVITNFGAGMTGGELSHAETKDMAPIGGKRLAAILTELIRSGLPD
- the deoC gene encoding deoxyribose-phosphate aldolase encodes the protein MTLEANNRQIASLALSLLDLTDLTDDCTPEAIEALCAKARTSHGPVAAICIWPRFVRQARGILGTQSPVRIATVVNFPSGDLPVEQVVGETQAALADGADEIDLVIPYKAFKAGDEAAVRSMIRAVRAACPAPALLKTILETGQLQDKALIRRACEIAIEEGADFIKTSTGKVTVNATLEAADVMLTTIRGSGKRVGFKPAGGVRTVPEARLYLNLAATILGPDWPMPSTFRFGASGLLGDILATLDGRESATPAAAY
- the deoA gene encoding thymidine phosphorylase; protein product: MSMLPQEIIRRKRDGEALSSAEIRAIVSGIADGSLAEAQVAAFAMATWFSGMSREETVALTLAMRDSGTVLDWRSLGRPVADKHSTGGIGDNVSLMLAPILAACGLAVPMISGRGLGHTGGTLDKLESIAGYQIAPSAERLRRTIAEAGCAIIGQTDDLAPADRRLYAIRDITATVDSVPLITASILSKKLAAGLQSLVLDVKFGSGAFMQSQTEAEGLARTLVDVANGAGLKTTALVTDMNEPLADAVGNAVEVAACLAFLRGEKAGSRLEQVVMALAAENLLVAGLTSGPMESQDKARRALESGAALERFARMVAGLGGPADITAWAKDSLPQAPVIRDVPALVGGKLVACDARGIGLAVIALGGGRLRATDAVDPRVGFSAILPLGSRVEEGTPMARIHAADEAQAEAGISAFQACYRIGPESLAPAPVIVSRLTA
- a CDS encoding retropepsin-like aspartic protease family protein → MHRFLFLAAVLGLLAMAMPSLTQTMLTRVDQSSTPSAPRPAKASGREVVVPAAADGHFYARFEMNGRPVEGLVDTGASTVALNDSTARRLGILPGSLTYSQSVTTANGVVMAAPVTLERVKLGSIAVDSVEALILPDTALSGALIGMSFLSKLKSYGVEQGALRLRR